Below is a genomic region from Molothrus aeneus isolate 106 chromosome 5, BPBGC_Maene_1.0, whole genome shotgun sequence.
TAGCACCCTGTGAATTGCCTGTGATAAAGAGGTGCAGAGGCATTACTGCACCTACCAGGCACTACTCTTCTGTAGACAAAGCTGGTAAGACAGCTTGGAAAACTAGCCATGGATACAAAGCAGCAGCCTAAAAGCAGGGGTTTTGGATGCATATCAAGATACCCAAGAGCGAGCTCTTTCTCTTAGAAGAGgtgtatttcattttattaaataaatattttgaggCAAGTGCATTGTGTACTTGTTATCTTGAGAATGGAGGTTGCTAAGAAAGTAGAGCCAAGCAACTGGGTAACAGCAATTAGCTAGAAGGCAATCCAGCTTCCTGGCTCCTCTCTTGGTGAGGTAATAATTTGCCACACTGCCTACAGAACATTTTGTGAGGAGAGGGGGATGCTGAATAGAATTTAGTATTAAGCTATTAAATAGCTTAATACTAAATTCTTGTCCCAGGAGTTGTCTGTATCTTCCCTGGTGctaagctgcagcaaacagagtCAAAGTGATAACCTTTTTCTCCACCACTTAACAGGGATTTCATAGAATAATGGTATATAAGAAGTGATTTATGTGATTAAAGAAATTCCTCATTTTCAAGACTTGTTTCAACTTCACCCACTTTAAATCAAGTGCTTTTAAGTAACATGTATGTGTTTTTAATAGCATCTGCAGTTCAAGCTTTACAGTCATCTATGGACATCCTTCAAAACAGATTTAAGCCTCAGATGAATGAATATTGTCTAGAATCATAGGTTTCAAAATTCCATATGTAACAGCTCAACTTTCCCTGTGTATTCACTAGAGCTGTCTAACACCAGCACATGATACATCAACTGCAGACTAAAACTGCACATTCATTATTCTCATCCACAAATATTTGCTCTTTCAGTGGTGGCACTTGCAGCTCACAGGCTGCACAGTGACTGAGTAGTATACTAAAAGGTTGGACAGTTTCATGACTTCTGTCATTTGCcagtcaaaaaaaaatccctgctgtgTTTTCTCGTGCAAGAAACAAAACCTACATCTTAAGCTATTCACTCCAAATAACAGTGCCAAAAACTGGGTGCTGGGACTTGGCTTTGGGTGCCAAAGTTTAGAATTTGATGCATTTGTTGTTCCCAGGCAAGCccaagcagagaaaaatattctctttatttttgaattgtATTCCTCCACTAAAAACAAGCTTTTCAGAGAAACAGTTGGCAGCTTACCATTCTTTCTGAACAAAGTGCACCATGTCCTGAATAGTGGATGGCTCACAGACCATATAGAgtccccacagccctgtgtcAGTGTAGCAGGTGTTGAAGGACTGGAAACTGTGACACAGGTTACCTTGGCAGGCAATCTGAGCAAGTTTACTGGACAAATTCTGCCgaggcaaaagaaaaagatattacTTTGTGAAATTTTTTGAAAGCTTACTAGTCACCTCCATGATTTCccattttcatttcaatgaTGACTGAACATGCAGTAGTAGCTACAAGATTAGTTATCAGCTCTTCATTTCAAccctttctttccttgcatGTAATATCACATTTCAAAATAACACCCCAGATTTGAGCCAAAATCACAAAGACACTTAGGTTCAAGAAAGGGACACTTAATTGGTGATACCCAGaagtgtggcattcacattctctaaCATGACTCCTTTGCCCAGGATGTTTCTCCagggaagctgaaaggcagcgagaagcctcagagaaaaggaaaacaattcttatctcgtttgcttctcctgtgttttgctcatgtgaaaggtgtttggagattgtttccccacaggtgattgtttcattggattctggtgtgagctgttttcactcattggccaatcagggccaagctgtgtcaggactctggagagagtcacgagctttcattattatctttttagcattcagtaagtatcttttctgtattctttagtatagtatagtattctttaatataatatagtatcataaagtaataaattggCCTTCTGACAACATGGaatcagatgcatcattccttccCTTTGTTGGTGGCCCTGCATTCACAATACAGAGGTTCTGATGACATACAGGTATAAAATATCCTACATTCCATGAGGGCTGGCAAACCTCAAGTCACCTCTATTTTGGTGGTTTAGAACCACTTCCCAAGACTCTCCTACATCCTGGGTAACAAACCCTCTGAGACTCACAACTGGATGCCCTTTTCTGTCCAGGTAGTACCCAATTCAGGGATTTCCCACCAACCTCAGTGAGAGCAGGATGGTGCTTGCAGGTTCACTCACCACTCCTCCTCCAAAGGAGCGATCCCAGTTCCCTATCAGAGTGTTGGCTACCATGAGGGGGATGGTGTCAGGGTCTGCCCAGCCAGCTGCTTCCACGGCAATggccaggtgtgccaggggCATCTTGTCATCCCTTATCCGGATCtgcaacacagcacagcagctccagcgcAACCTGCGCAGGCTCAGGCACAGGGCAAGGTAAACAACAGAAATCACACTTTGCCACTACAGCTGGATTACAAAACATGCACTAAAATTAAAGTATATGGAGATTAACTTGACATCAGCCTTAACTGCTCCCCTGGGGCAATTTCAGATCATTTTGCCAATAGACACAGAGAAGCATTACAAGTCATAAAATGACTACCAGCAGCAAGGAAATATGATGACTTTGTAAAATCTAAAAAGAGATGGGAATAGAACGTGGATGCCTCAGTTCTCTGCCAAATCCTTTAAATGAGTGATTCTCAATAAGTGGAAATGCTCCAGTAAGAGgataaaaggaaaggaggagcagggataTGGAAGGTATTCCCCCAGGAAGTGATGAAGAATAAAAAGTGGTGGCAGTGAGGCCTGTCCAACAGAGAATGGGAAGTACTGCTTTGGAAAGTAGCTACTCCATTGCCACCACTGGGGGTAAGATACCTTTTCATGTGCTGAGTCTGTGGCAGAGCAGCCCTCTCTCCTCACCAGAGAGCACATGTCAGGGGACGTAAGGGCCAGCCCAAAGAGCCACCCAGCAGCTTACCTCACTGCCTGTGAAGCTGCAAggtggcaggggtggcagtCCTCCTTCTGGAGCAGATGGCAAGTTTCCAAAATGGCACTTCGCCAGGTCAAGTAGTTCATCGTGAGAGACCCCTGGACAAAGGTATTTCACATGCTTTGTGATGTTACTCTGTAAACAGTTAATTTACACTGCTGCACAGCTTAAGGACTCAACCAAGCAGTAATTTTTTGTGCTCCTGCTTTAATACCCCACCTTCAGATTCTTCACACATTCCCTTTATACAGAGCAACATCATCATGATTCCCCCTTCTTGGTTCTCTTTAACAGCCTTCCACTAAAACTACATCAAATCAAGCTCTTTGCTCTCTGTGAAGTCTCAatgttatttctttctctctgcattcctttctattccccTCTTCACACCTTCTAGGACCCTTTTTTCCTGCCCACATGGAAGAATGACTTTGGCCTCCAATTCACTTCTTGTTCCTGATTTAAGGCTTCTGGAATATTACTGAcagaaaaagggaacaaaatctCAAAGGGTATGAATGTACAAAACACACAGGGCTACAGAGGGCCAACAACAAACAGGACCTGCTGAACAATGGGTGATTCACCATGTGGTTCCTACAGACTCAGGCCATGGTTTCAAGCACAGTTTCATGTGATCAAGGGTGAGTATCCCATACtgacctccagcagcagccaagacCATTCTGGGTCCTTTGTAATGTGTTGTTATGTACTCCACCAAGTCATTACGATTTATGGATCTAGAAACAGGAAAGGAGACAGCACTACTGTGTCAGTAAAGTTTATTTGagtaaaaagagagaaatgtatATAACAAAACAATTATCAAAACAATTAGAACTGCTGCCAATGttcagagcagaggcagaaagcTAAAATAAGGCTGACTTTCTAAAAAGCAAATACGAACTAAATAAAAAGCTCTTCTAACTTCCTGAGGAGGAGTGAGAATTCCAACTCAGCCAGGTGGAGACAGGATGCACTAATGATCTCCTTTCCTTTGAAAGCAAACACTGTGTGCTTACAATAATGCCCAACATGTGATCTATAGGAAAAAGAAGTATTTCCAATTTTGTGCCAGATGCACTTAtaagaaacaggagaaaaatatggcaaaaaaacccaaagtcaTGCAGAGAACATCTGAAGTTCACATACCCTTTGATGCCTGCCTACAGGGAAACTAAGGCAATACAAAGGTTCTACTTACtgaatatataattatatatattaatatgtatagatataaatttatatataaatatataattatattcaGTGCAATTTCAGCTGCCCTCCAGtgtaaaaatgaaatctgaCACTGTTCTCTACATTTTTAGATAAGGCACTCAATATATAAAGGTTGCCACACAACTAAAGACAGATGTAGTTTTGGACATACTTGATATTTTCAGTGGGTCCTAAAATGGTCCGTCCTAGGGCTGTGTTCTGGTAGGCTGTGGCATGAAGGTAATCAAAGACAACTTCCTGCAAATTGGTTTCAACCTCTTGCATCTCTCGCAGTATAACTCCTCGCTCGCGCTCAATCTCTGCCTCTCCCAGGGTGCTGTTCTGAATTATGTCAGCAAGAATTTCCACAGCTGATTGCAAACAGAGATGGAAATGAAAGAAGTATTTTCAGACTACTAGAAAAATCTGGTTCCAAAAGTGAAACCCACTTCAAAGAGCAATAAAACTAGCAAGGGGACAGGAAGAGAGAAGTCCAAAAGGTATCTTATCTAAGGACTCcgaagagaaaaatatttcaaatataagcgtccctgctggctcctctcCAAACCCATATTCTCACGTTCTTTTGAAGCTCAAGAACGAATTTTTCACCAGGCAAGGGAGGGACTGTAATACTGCAAAAGCATCATTCTGTGTCATCCCACTGGAAGCTGGATAAGCATGTTGTTCTTTCTGATGAATGAGAGCAATTACCTCTTGGTAAGTCTTTTGAAAAAGCCTTTGCATAATACACAGTTTGTTCCCTGGACGTGTACGCGTTCAGATGAGCCCCCATGTTCTCAATCTCTAGCTCAAGGTCTAACTGAGATCTCTTTTTTGTTCCCTGAAACAGAACAATAACAAAATCACATTAAACCCTTCAAATCATCTACTCATCATTACTACTTCTTGTCTGAAAAAGTCACGATCAAGAGAAAGAAAACGTGTTCTGGAAACACAACAGGCATACTAATCTTTCCAAGCTTGAAAGTCAGATATAAATCCTACTGTGCtcccaaatgaaaataaactggCTAAAGGGTGACTGTGTCTTCTAAGACTACTATAAGAAGGCAAAAGTGAGTTTAAAATTAGATCTGTGTAATCCACAGTTGTGTAACGCACAGAACTAGGATCTTTAGCTTCATTTTCTAATGGAAACCaaagttatttttctcattCCAATTTGGAAAACTTATTTATACAATTCTGACAAAGTTTTTATTATTGGTCTTTAAAGATAAATAACTTAAAAATTCATTGTAAATGTCTACATTAATCTTTACACTCACCTTGAAAGCCATATGTTCAAGAAAGTGAGCAGTTCCATTGTTCTTCTCATTTTCATATCTGCTTCCAGCATCAATCCAAAGTCCAAcctcagtgaaggaaaaaaaaaaagtcattttccCAGCTAACAGCTTTGCTATGGCTTTTTACTTAAACAGAGCAAGTtttcaataaaaagaaaattttcatcttcacaaaaaaatttaattacaaATCTACAAAAGCCTTAAGACTTCTAAGTCCTGGCTTAAGTTCTAGGAAACAGTTGCtaataaatattgaaatgcaaatGCGATTTAGTTCCATGAGGAAATGAACACACAGGAACAGACATAAAAACCCCTTCCTTTTGTAAGTCACTTACTGTGCATGTTGAGAGTCCAGAGTCTTCAGAAGCTACTTGCAAGCCATTTTCCAAAGGACTCACCCTAGTTTCAGGGACATTTAAGATTACTTCTGTTGCTGCTTTGGAAACTGTGCACCTCCCTGTTCCAACATGCACACCCTGGAAAGGAAAATCATCAGTCACCTCAGATTGTTTAGTTATATCCAAGGATGCATTTCTGAAAAACGTATTGCTGAACTCAAGCATTACGTCCATGGATCCTTCTTAAAGCATGCATTTATAAGGGAAAGAATTCAGGACTGCTATTCATCTCTGCTTCACACAAGGGAAGCAGTAACCTGAATGAGAAACAAGCCCTGAAGATAAGCACAAGTGAGGAGATGCAtctgctgcctccaggctgACACAGGAGCTGATACTCCCATCAGCTGATACTCCTAGCCACACTtgctccccactgctgccagcaggagcctgcaggaCCTTTACCATCAGGAATTCTCCTGGGTACCTGCTTTCTAAAGTGAACTGAGGTACAGCCCAAGGGCCTGTGCCAGGACTGCAAATCCATCAGCCATTGATCAGAGCAGCTCAATCAGGGGGTAGTTAAAGCACAATAAATGAGAGCAGGGTAGAAAAGAAGGGAAGCAGTTTTTCAATAACAAGAAATGTAAATATGTATCCCAAATTCAAGCAAACAGCTATCTCAAAAACTGTGATTTCAAATGTTTCAAATAAACAAAGATTTCTCTCCCCATATAACTGCCCTAAACATTAAAGCACAAAACCCAGCTCTCAATCCCTCTTCCTAAAATAGATTAGAGCTCTTAAAACTCACTTACTTCAGAATCTCAGCACAATTTAAGTTTGAAGAGAGCTCTGGAGGTCTCTAGTCCAACTTCCTGCTCCAAACAAGATCAACTTGGTCAGAGCACTTTGCTCAGGACTTTTTGCACCTGGGTACTGACAATCTCCAATGGTGAGAaactgcacagctctgtgagCAGCCTGCTCCACTGCTTGACTGCCACATATCCagtttttcctctcttgttTCAGCTTACACCCATTGTCTCTCATCCTGCCAGTGTGACAGGCCTGGTTTTATGTTCCTTCTAGGTGCTGGGCACAGACTTTTCTCACAGGTCCAGCTGAAGCCACggcttctccagcctgaacaaGGTCGGgaccctcagcctctcctcacagggCACATGTTCCAGCCCAGTTCATCCCTGCTGAGCATCCCCGGTTCCCTGACACCGCCCTCACACTGCGGAGCCCCGGAGCGGCTGCCGCACACAAACCTGAGCAGCGCACACCGATCGCTCCCTACACCTCCCGCCGAGCACCGCGCCGCGACTACAACTCCCAGCATGCACCGCGCCCCACGGCCTCTAGCTCCCCGCGTCCCCTCAGCGGCGGCCCGGGCACCAGCGCTCGGAGTCACCGCGGCGCCCACGCTCCCCGCGCCTCCCTCCGCTCCGCACCGTTCCCCTCCCCGCCGCCTCACCCGCTGCGCTGCACCGGGCGCTCGCACCAGGCGGGAGGACCAGGGCAAGAGAAGCCGCCGGGCCGCTGAGCGTGCTGCAGACGCCGCCATCTTGACACTGTGGtgggcggggcggagcgggcggCCTTTGGGGGCGCGCAGGCGCGGGGCAGTtccagccgccgccgccgggaggCGCAGTGGGGCAGCGCAAACCGCATAGCCGTGTCCCGGGGAGGTGGGAATCGGGAACGGGGAATGTCCCGGGTGGGAGGGGACCCGCGGGGACCGCCGAGTCCAGCTGCTCGCCCTGCACAGGCCAAGCCCAGCCGTCTATCTGAGAGCGTTGTCCAAgcgctcctggagctctggcaggctTGGGGCTTGGTTTTAATGGTCCCGTTCTCCTCAGTGCCCCAGAGCAGGTAGGTCAGGAAAGCATTTTCCTGCCGATATCCCATTATGGCCACTTTCAGCAAACACAAAGCGCTGCCTTCAGCTCCGGGAGCTGCCGTGGGCACATCCCTGCGCGCTGCGGCTCCTGcggcagggctggctgagggCGCTGCGCTTCCTGCAGGACGCACCCGCTGTGACTGGGAAATCCCGAGGCTGGAATAACTTGGAGTCTTCTGGGAGTCTATGTAACGGAGCTGAGACACTTGTCACGGATAGCAGGGCTTCGTGCAAGCAGTAAATGCAGCGCCCCGCCGAGCCTGGGCCGGCGCTGGTGACAGCACCCGACTCTGGACTCCAAAGGGCCGGGAatggtccctcccagctgccggcggctgggaagggctggtggCAATGCTGCTTGACAAGAGCCACATTTGGGCTGGGAAAAGCTCTGGAAGTGTACCAGTGGAAGCAATTTCAGTGCCAAAGATTGTTCCTGAGCACGTTTGGAATGTATGGCTGTAGATAAATAGGAAAAGCTCTGGTAGTGTACCAGTGGAAGCAATTTCAGTGCCTAAGATTGTTCCTGAGCACGTTTGGAATGTATGGCTGTAGATAAATAGGTACCGACATGCAAGAAGCAGCGCTCGGTTTTGACTTTGTGGTTaaattttttacaatttttaggAAATTTTCATTTGGCTAATCAAGCATTATCTCAAAAATGATGGAGAACCAGGGTGAAATTCTGTTATTTGTCCCACAGTATGTTAAGTGACACaatgcaaagaaacaaaatactacttaaaaaaaaaaagaaatctgtattACCTATGCTGGGGGAAGCAGTGTTTCTAGGTACCATTTTCCTAACCCATTCAGGATTAATGAAATGCTTCAGATACCATTTGACACAGTACTTCTGACACCCTCTGTACAGATACCACAAACCTTCCCCATCTTGCCTGCTCAAAGAGGAAgaaagctcagctctgggcacaTGATCAGGAGGAAGAGGTTGAAAAGGGTGGGGAACTGCGGATTTCTGATCAACAGGAAGAGATTGAGAATGGTGGGAACTGAGGATGCTCCTGCTCAGGATGAACTGTCTCCTGCAACTGCCAAGGTCCTGTTACTCAGAGGTGATTCTCGAGAGCTGTCAGAAGTGTTGCTCCCTTCCCCCTGAAACCTTATCAGTCACATGCAGATTTTAGGTGACAAAATCCACCGTGACTATTAAAGGACACCGGGGATTGTTGGTAGTTCCTGGGCTGGCTCAGATGCTGAAGTGTGACAAGGCTCTGAGATTTAGCTTCTCAGACTCCAAAACATGGACTAGTTTCAGAAAAATccactgtattttaaatgtataacttttgggggatattttgtGTATATAGGAAATTTCTTACTCCCTTGGCAGTTCAGCATGAAATTGCACTGATTGCCTTAAAACGTTTGCACTGCCAGTTTGTAAGCTCTGTGTTTAAACAGCAGCTTAGTCCTGCAGCTGGGCTTGTCCAGTTTCTGTCACAAGGACTGTAATTGCATAAAAATAGTAAACCCAAAGCATGATATATTGCatacaattaaaaatgaaagtgaCGCTGTTGTTAACACAAAGGTTAAAATACAAACCTAAATACCAAGAAACCAGATGCTTCCTAATTTCACAATGATGCCTTGACCTCATATGGAATGGTAGATCTCTTACTGAAATTGTTACTGTTACTTTGGTGCCTGGGCTATTTTAGTGCCCACACAGCCTGTGTAAGAAGGATCTTGTAGCTGCAAAGCATGCACATCCTTTCACCAGAGGATTTACATTGGAGTCAAATTAGTTTCCATGGAATAGAAAATCTAACCTTACACAAAACTAGctacttcttttttttagttttgtttctcCCATTTAGTTAATGCATATTCAAAAGATCCATCCAgttcctgcatttttttaatttcagatagAGCTCTGTCAAgttgtaaaagaaaaatgtaaagcaCCAAACTgtgcaaatgaaaattaaaattaagctTCTGTTCCATTTTACAGCTAGATCTAACTGATCTCATATGCTGGGATTTATCTCAAAGATGCTTTACCAGATTTCACTAACCCATTATACATCCTAGAAATTTGAATCCTTGCTAGACATAGAATTACAGCTTAAGATAAACTGATTATCCACATAACATGTCTCCTACTTAACAAAATAGGAGTGTCTCATATGTAAATGTAATCTAAAATTTAGCATCCAGCAAAGGCCATTAGAGAGATGCAACTCTAAATTAAGAAATCTTATTAACCAGctaaaaatgcaacaaaataaaacatatacTAGTGTTCTAACAGTAGAAGCTGAATATGTAAATATTCACCACTAAACTTTTATAAAACACTActttttaaatggttttaaCAATTTTATTACAATGAGATTATTTAGAAATGAGCTATTATAACATGGAATGCTCACAATATCCCTCTAGTTTAGCTAGTATTATCTTCAGCTTCCAGATGGAGAAAATTAGACCTTTCTTCATAGTGCTTGTGTATCCAGTATCAAGCAACAATGGAATAGAAAGGCCAAGGCTAAAAGAAGAAAGTTCTATATAAATTATGTCCTTGTCATCAGCATGATAGATAAATAGTTGCCTGCTAATTCCAAGATGCCACAGAGCCTCTGAGTGGATTATGTAGGTGAGGGTCTCAAGATGAAAATCTAGTTCTTTGAAATCCAGATTCCAGATTTCACCCTAAGTATGGGGGCTTTGTATTTCACACTAAGTAGCTATTTTAGATCAGCATCCCTCCTAAAAAGGTGCCTGCAAAAGGACCAAATGGCACTTTTGGTTTTTAAGCTTAAAACTTGTCAAGAACTCCATTGAAACCAGTGGTAATGCACAGTCTGAATTATACAGTTCCAAACTGGTTTTCTGAGGAAATAAGGTTTCCATGTTCATTACTGTGCAACATCAACCAAATGACACACatctcaaagaaaaagagattcCAGGAACCACCAGCTGAGGAGGTGCTGCACTATCAGCTCACACATGGGAGAGACTCTGCCCCACAGAAAAAAGATTCagctggtgctggtgccagcACTCATAGATCTAGCTTGTTGCTTCTAGAGTAACATTTCTACTTTATTAAACAATTCCATGTGGTAGCAGTGATATAAAGAAGAAATCTGTTTGTGCATACCTGATGTGTGTATAACCATAGGTCAGCACTGGGGCTGAACACAACATTGTGAAGCCAACACTCCTGTAATTCTAAACTAAGATGAAAATCTTGGTATGAGCAAAGAAAGCATGATCTTGAAAGGACTTTCTTTCAATTGTATACACAAGTATTTCTTCTGAACTAAAGAAAAAGTTATATCAGCACAACACACTATCATGATCAGCTGATTACAGAAGTACTTGGGAAGAACTACCCTGTTACAGGCTGATCCAGCCCCAGAGCAAGAGGCCACAGGAGCTAAGCATTAGAACAGCACTGCTCAGGAAAAAGACCTTCAGAATTGCTGAAACCATCCCACAGTAAACATTAACAATTGAAATTGCCTTTGGCTAAACTGCTGCTTAGTGCTGTGTTAGCTTTTTGTACAGTCATCATGTTCACTGTTTATTTACAATCTACTATCTTTTTAAAGCAATGATACAGTATTGCCTTTAATGAATATGCTGAAATCCAGCTGCCAGGAATTGCCTTGATCTCAGCCAAGCAAGCAGAATTCAAACAAGCCTAAAAACATGGGCTCAAGAAGCAATACATTATTTTGTAGAGGAGTGGGCTGGGGGGCTTTTTGGGAATAAAGCTGTTTTGAGAATAAAAATCAAACTTTACAGACATTATGGTGTCTGATTTTCATGCCAGCTGTTCACTGGCCTCTAGCTGATTATTTTATCAGTATTACCTAGAAGTTACCCTTCAGCTAATTAAATTGCAATAGCTTTTCTTTCCCATGATTAACCACTGGGCAGCAACTGCAAAGGCTTACAGGCCACTGACACTGGTCTTTTGTGCTCTCAAGCTGCAAGGAAGACTGTCTAAATTAAACATAGAGGCTGTTGGCTGAATTTGTAACATTTCAGTTGCTCATTAACAGAGCACTCTTTTGAAGCTGTTGATTAAAAGCTTTCTTCAGGGAATATTACAGTATTCTGTCTGCATGCAGTTCTCTTTTTTCTGGTAAGTATTTATGCAGTGAAA
It encodes:
- the PMPCB gene encoding mitochondrial-processing peptidase subunit beta gives rise to the protein MAASAARSAARRLLLPWSSRLVRAPGAAQRGVHVGTGRCTVSKAATEVILNVPETRVSPLENGLQVASEDSGLSTCTVGLWIDAGSRYENEKNNGTAHFLEHMAFKGTKKRSQLDLELEIENMGAHLNAYTSREQTVYYAKAFSKDLPRAVEILADIIQNSTLGEAEIERERGVILREMQEVETNLQEVVFDYLHATAYQNTALGRTILGPTENIKSINRNDLVEYITTHYKGPRMVLAAAGGVSHDELLDLAKCHFGNLPSAPEGGLPPLPPCSFTGSEIRIRDDKMPLAHLAIAVEAAGWADPDTIPLMVANTLIGNWDRSFGGGVNLSSKLAQIACQGNLCHSFQSFNTCYTDTGLWGLYMVCEPSTIQDMVHFVQKEWIRLCTSVTENEVARAKNLLKTNMLLQLDGSTPICEDIGRQMLCYKRRIPIPELEARIEAIDAQTIREICTKYIYDKHPAVAAVGPIEQLPEYSKICSGMYWRRE